The following are encoded in a window of Corythoichthys intestinalis isolate RoL2023-P3 chromosome 8, ASM3026506v1, whole genome shotgun sequence genomic DNA:
- the acox1 gene encoding peroxisomal acyl-coenzyme A oxidase 1 isoform X1: MNPDILNERQKATFDVEKLTNILNGGPEKTKRRREIESMVLNDPDFKEEDPNFLSRSERYDQAVKKSAQMILKLREYGIADPEEIYCYKSCVHPGRPDPFDLHLGMFLPTLLNQATSEQMDRFFMPAWNLEIIGTYAQTEMGHGTHLRGLETTATYDPATEEFILNSPTVSSIKWWPGGLGKTSNHAIVLAQLYTQGNCHGLHAFIVPIRDMNTHEPLPGIVVGDIGPKFGFNEVDNGFLKLDHVRIPRENMLMKYAKVDADGTYVKPPSAKLTYGTMVFIRSMIVGESARALAKSCTIAIRYSAVRHQSEIRPGEPEPQILDYQTQQYKLFPVLAMAYAFTFVGQYMNQTYHRITGDINLGDFSELPELHALSAGLKAFTTWAANSAIEVCRMSCGGHGYSRSSALPDIYVEFTPTCTYEGENTVMMLQTARYLMKSYRQARTGQRLHGIVSYLNDADQQRIQPQHVSARLTGLDINDLSDLVELYKLRAATLVELAAQSIQKELQHKSQEDAWNNSAIDLVRASDAHCHYVVVKLFADKLGEIDAAHIHSVLLTLARLYALHGISNNSGDFLQAGLLNGSQVLQITTRIKELLSELRPNAVALVDAFDFHDKMLNSVLGRYDGNVYEHMFEWARRSPLNSTEVHESYHKYLKPLRSKL; encoded by the exons ATGAATCCTGACATTCTAAACGAGAGGCAGAAGGCAACTTTTGACGTCGAGAAGCTCACCAACATTTTGAACGGAGGCCCAGAAAAGACGAAGAGGAGACGAGAAATCG AGTCAATGGTCTTGAATGACCCAGACTTTAAGGAGGAGGATCCAAACTTCCTGTCCCGTAGTGAACGCTATGACCAAGCTGTTAAAAAGAGCGCTCAAATGATCCTCAAACTGAGAGAGTATGGCATCGCAGACCCAGAGGAGATCTACTGCTATAAGAG CTGCGTGCACCCTGGCAGACCCGATCCTTTTGATCTGCATCTGGGAATGTTCCTGCCCACACTGCTCAACCAGGCCACTTCAGAACAAATGGACCGCTTCTTCATGCCTGCCTGGAACCTAGAGATCATCGGCACCTACGCTCAGACTGAGATGGGCCACG GCACACATCTCAGAGGACTGGAGACCACTGCCACATATGACCCAGCTACAGAGGAGTTTATCCTAAACAGTCCCACTGTCAGCTCCATCAAATGGTGGCCTGGAGGCC TTGGGAAGACCTCAAACCACGCAATTGTACTTGCCCAGCTTTACACTCAGGGAAACTGTCACGGTCTGCATGCGTTCATCGTACCTATTCGTGATATGAACACACACGAGCCACTTCCAG GTATTGTTGTTGGGGATATTGGACCCAAATTCGGTTTCAATGAAGTTgataatggctttttgaaacttGACCACGTGCGGATACCACGGGAGAACATGCTCATGAAATATGCGAAG GTAGATGCAGATGGCACCTACGTCAAGCCGCCTAGTGCTAAATTGACCTATGGCACCATGGTTTTCATCCGTTCCATGATTGTGGGCGAGTCCGCTCGGGCACTGGCAAAGTCCTGCACCATCGCCATTCGCTACAGTGCAGTCCGCCACCAGTCTGAAATACGGCCTGG CGAGCCGGAGCCTCAAATCCTCGACTACCAGACGCAGCAATACAAACTCTTCCCTGTGCTTGCTATGGCCTACGCGTTCACTTTTGTCGGCCAGTACATGAACCAAACATACCACCGCATCACCGGAGACATCAATCTAGGGGACTTCAGTGAGCTGCCAGAG CTCCATGCTCTGTCCGCGGGTCTGAAGGCTTTCACCACGTGGGCTGCTAACTCTGCCATCGAAGTGTGTCGAATGTCGTGCGGAGGTCACGGCTATTCCCGCAGCAGTGCCTTGCCGGACATATATGTTGAGTTTACCCCAACCTGCACCTACGAGGGCGAAAACACTGTCATGATGTTGCAAACTGCACG ATACTTAATGAAGAGCTACAGGCAGGCTAGAACAGGTCAGCGGTTGCATGGCATTGTGTCGTACCTGAATGATGCAGACCAGCAGAGAATCCAACCACAGCATGTCTCCGCAAGATTGACTGGACTCGATATTAATGACCTGTCTGACCTGGTGGAGCTCTACAAACTACGAGCTGCTAC TCTGGTTGAGTTGGCAGCCCAGAGTATCCAGAAGGAGCTGCAACACAAGAGCCAAGAGGATGCCTGGAATAATAGTGCAATCGACCTGGTCAGAGCCTCTGAT GCCCACTGCCACTATGTCGTTGTAAAGCTCTTTGCTGACAAGTTGGGAGAGATTGATGCTGCTCACATTCATTCAGTGCTGTTGACGCTTGCTCGCCTATACGCTCTTCATGGCATCTCGAACAACTCTGGAGACTTTCTTCAG GCCGGGTTGTTGAATGGGTCCCAGGTGCTGCAGATTACGACTCGTATCAAGGAGCTGCTTTCTGAGCTGAGACCAAATGCTGTGGCGCTGGTAGATGCCTTCGATTTCCATGACAAGATGTTGAATTCAGTCTTGGGGCGATATGACGGGAATGTCTACGAGCACATGTTTGAATGGGCCCGTCGCTCACCCTTGAACTCTACAGAG GTGCACGAGTCCTATCATAAGTATCTGAAGCCCTTGAGATCCAAACTGTGA
- the acox1 gene encoding peroxisomal acyl-coenzyme A oxidase 1 isoform X3 — MASQTQRRSTAIRGTHLRGLETTATYDPATEEFILNSPTVSSIKWWPGGLGKTSNHAIVLAQLYTQGNCHGLHAFIVPIRDMNTHEPLPGIVVGDIGPKFGFNEVDNGFLKLDHVRIPRENMLMKYAKVDADGTYVKPPSAKLTYGTMVFIRSMIVGESARALAKSCTIAIRYSAVRHQSEIRPGEPEPQILDYQTQQYKLFPVLAMAYAFTFVGQYMNQTYHRITGDINLGDFSELPELHALSAGLKAFTTWAANSAIEVCRMSCGGHGYSRSSALPDIYVEFTPTCTYEGENTVMMLQTARYLMKSYRQARTGQRLHGIVSYLNDADQQRIQPQHVSARLTGLDINDLSDLVELYKLRAATLVELAAQSIQKELQHKSQEDAWNNSAIDLVRASDAHCHYVVVKLFADKLGEIDAAHIHSVLLTLARLYALHGISNNSGDFLQAGLLNGSQVLQITTRIKELLSELRPNAVALVDAFDFHDKMLNSVLGRYDGNVYEHMFEWARRSPLNSTEVHESYHKYLKPLRSKL; from the exons ATGGCATCGCAGACCCAGAGGAGATCTACTGCTATAAGAG GCACACATCTCAGAGGACTGGAGACCACTGCCACATATGACCCAGCTACAGAGGAGTTTATCCTAAACAGTCCCACTGTCAGCTCCATCAAATGGTGGCCTGGAGGCC TTGGGAAGACCTCAAACCACGCAATTGTACTTGCCCAGCTTTACACTCAGGGAAACTGTCACGGTCTGCATGCGTTCATCGTACCTATTCGTGATATGAACACACACGAGCCACTTCCAG GTATTGTTGTTGGGGATATTGGACCCAAATTCGGTTTCAATGAAGTTgataatggctttttgaaacttGACCACGTGCGGATACCACGGGAGAACATGCTCATGAAATATGCGAAG GTAGATGCAGATGGCACCTACGTCAAGCCGCCTAGTGCTAAATTGACCTATGGCACCATGGTTTTCATCCGTTCCATGATTGTGGGCGAGTCCGCTCGGGCACTGGCAAAGTCCTGCACCATCGCCATTCGCTACAGTGCAGTCCGCCACCAGTCTGAAATACGGCCTGG CGAGCCGGAGCCTCAAATCCTCGACTACCAGACGCAGCAATACAAACTCTTCCCTGTGCTTGCTATGGCCTACGCGTTCACTTTTGTCGGCCAGTACATGAACCAAACATACCACCGCATCACCGGAGACATCAATCTAGGGGACTTCAGTGAGCTGCCAGAG CTCCATGCTCTGTCCGCGGGTCTGAAGGCTTTCACCACGTGGGCTGCTAACTCTGCCATCGAAGTGTGTCGAATGTCGTGCGGAGGTCACGGCTATTCCCGCAGCAGTGCCTTGCCGGACATATATGTTGAGTTTACCCCAACCTGCACCTACGAGGGCGAAAACACTGTCATGATGTTGCAAACTGCACG ATACTTAATGAAGAGCTACAGGCAGGCTAGAACAGGTCAGCGGTTGCATGGCATTGTGTCGTACCTGAATGATGCAGACCAGCAGAGAATCCAACCACAGCATGTCTCCGCAAGATTGACTGGACTCGATATTAATGACCTGTCTGACCTGGTGGAGCTCTACAAACTACGAGCTGCTAC TCTGGTTGAGTTGGCAGCCCAGAGTATCCAGAAGGAGCTGCAACACAAGAGCCAAGAGGATGCCTGGAATAATAGTGCAATCGACCTGGTCAGAGCCTCTGAT GCCCACTGCCACTATGTCGTTGTAAAGCTCTTTGCTGACAAGTTGGGAGAGATTGATGCTGCTCACATTCATTCAGTGCTGTTGACGCTTGCTCGCCTATACGCTCTTCATGGCATCTCGAACAACTCTGGAGACTTTCTTCAG GCCGGGTTGTTGAATGGGTCCCAGGTGCTGCAGATTACGACTCGTATCAAGGAGCTGCTTTCTGAGCTGAGACCAAATGCTGTGGCGCTGGTAGATGCCTTCGATTTCCATGACAAGATGTTGAATTCAGTCTTGGGGCGATATGACGGGAATGTCTACGAGCACATGTTTGAATGGGCCCGTCGCTCACCCTTGAACTCTACAGAG GTGCACGAGTCCTATCATAAGTATCTGAAGCCCTTGAGATCCAAACTGTGA
- the ten1 gene encoding CST complex subunit TEN1 — MLPGAAVYYFPWEFKPGALPDGASVRTFGRLACYEPEKSQASLTSQHASKEHKVIINTLFVEPFNPIIGAQYMVLGEIETTEEVGMRVCARVLNCVDGVNIALLQKAINEQRSFFKERHSQPEDVAMQNADAT; from the exons ATGCTTCCCGGTGCTGCGGTGTATTATTTTCCGTGGGAATTCAAGCCTGGAGCTTTGCCGGACGGAGCATCGGTGCGAACATTTGGCAG ACTTGCCTGCTATGAACCGGAAAAGTCCCAGGCATCACTAACATCTCAACATGCTTCCAAGGAGCACAAGGTCATCATCAACACATTGTTTGTTGAACCATTTAATCCCATAATAGGGGCCCAGTATATGGTTCTGGGTGAAATAGAAACAACCGAAG aGGTGGGCATGCGTGTCTGTGCGCGTGTGCTCAACTGTGTGGATGGTGTGAACATTGCCCTTCTTCAAAAAGCCATAAACGAGCAGAGGAGCTTCTTCAAGGAAAGGCACAGCCAACCGGAGGATGTTGCAATGCAAAATGCAGATGCAACTTGA
- the acox1 gene encoding peroxisomal acyl-coenzyme A oxidase 1 isoform X2 — protein sequence MNPDILNERQKATFDVEKLTNILNGGPEKTKRRREIESMVLNDPDFKEEDPNFLSRSERYDQAVKKSAQMILKLREYGIADPEEIYCYKRMFRGNFHEAMGLHFVMFLPTLYGQCDPEQCKKWLPLAESYKAIGTYAQTELGHGTHLRGLETTATYDPATEEFILNSPTVSSIKWWPGGLGKTSNHAIVLAQLYTQGNCHGLHAFIVPIRDMNTHEPLPGIVVGDIGPKFGFNEVDNGFLKLDHVRIPRENMLMKYAKVDADGTYVKPPSAKLTYGTMVFIRSMIVGESARALAKSCTIAIRYSAVRHQSEIRPGEPEPQILDYQTQQYKLFPVLAMAYAFTFVGQYMNQTYHRITGDINLGDFSELPELHALSAGLKAFTTWAANSAIEVCRMSCGGHGYSRSSALPDIYVEFTPTCTYEGENTVMMLQTARYLMKSYRQARTGQRLHGIVSYLNDADQQRIQPQHVSARLTGLDINDLSDLVELYKLRAATLVELAAQSIQKELQHKSQEDAWNNSAIDLVRASDAHCHYVVVKLFADKLGEIDAAHIHSVLLTLARLYALHGISNNSGDFLQAGLLNGSQVLQITTRIKELLSELRPNAVALVDAFDFHDKMLNSVLGRYDGNVYEHMFEWARRSPLNSTEVHESYHKYLKPLRSKL from the exons ATGAATCCTGACATTCTAAACGAGAGGCAGAAGGCAACTTTTGACGTCGAGAAGCTCACCAACATTTTGAACGGAGGCCCAGAAAAGACGAAGAGGAGACGAGAAATCG AGTCAATGGTCTTGAATGACCCAGACTTTAAGGAGGAGGATCCAAACTTCCTGTCCCGTAGTGAACGCTATGACCAAGCTGTTAAAAAGAGCGCTCAAATGATCCTCAAACTGAGAGAGTATGGCATCGCAGACCCAGAGGAGATCTACTGCTATAAGAG AATGTTTCGAGGCAACTTTCATGAGGCAATGGGACTTCACTTTGTCATGTTTCTTCCAACCCTCTATGGCCAATGTGACCCTGAGCAATGCAAGAAATGGTTACCTCTAGCAGAATCCTACAAGGCCATTGGCACATATGCTCAAACTGAGCTGGGTCACG GCACACATCTCAGAGGACTGGAGACCACTGCCACATATGACCCAGCTACAGAGGAGTTTATCCTAAACAGTCCCACTGTCAGCTCCATCAAATGGTGGCCTGGAGGCC TTGGGAAGACCTCAAACCACGCAATTGTACTTGCCCAGCTTTACACTCAGGGAAACTGTCACGGTCTGCATGCGTTCATCGTACCTATTCGTGATATGAACACACACGAGCCACTTCCAG GTATTGTTGTTGGGGATATTGGACCCAAATTCGGTTTCAATGAAGTTgataatggctttttgaaacttGACCACGTGCGGATACCACGGGAGAACATGCTCATGAAATATGCGAAG GTAGATGCAGATGGCACCTACGTCAAGCCGCCTAGTGCTAAATTGACCTATGGCACCATGGTTTTCATCCGTTCCATGATTGTGGGCGAGTCCGCTCGGGCACTGGCAAAGTCCTGCACCATCGCCATTCGCTACAGTGCAGTCCGCCACCAGTCTGAAATACGGCCTGG CGAGCCGGAGCCTCAAATCCTCGACTACCAGACGCAGCAATACAAACTCTTCCCTGTGCTTGCTATGGCCTACGCGTTCACTTTTGTCGGCCAGTACATGAACCAAACATACCACCGCATCACCGGAGACATCAATCTAGGGGACTTCAGTGAGCTGCCAGAG CTCCATGCTCTGTCCGCGGGTCTGAAGGCTTTCACCACGTGGGCTGCTAACTCTGCCATCGAAGTGTGTCGAATGTCGTGCGGAGGTCACGGCTATTCCCGCAGCAGTGCCTTGCCGGACATATATGTTGAGTTTACCCCAACCTGCACCTACGAGGGCGAAAACACTGTCATGATGTTGCAAACTGCACG ATACTTAATGAAGAGCTACAGGCAGGCTAGAACAGGTCAGCGGTTGCATGGCATTGTGTCGTACCTGAATGATGCAGACCAGCAGAGAATCCAACCACAGCATGTCTCCGCAAGATTGACTGGACTCGATATTAATGACCTGTCTGACCTGGTGGAGCTCTACAAACTACGAGCTGCTAC TCTGGTTGAGTTGGCAGCCCAGAGTATCCAGAAGGAGCTGCAACACAAGAGCCAAGAGGATGCCTGGAATAATAGTGCAATCGACCTGGTCAGAGCCTCTGAT GCCCACTGCCACTATGTCGTTGTAAAGCTCTTTGCTGACAAGTTGGGAGAGATTGATGCTGCTCACATTCATTCAGTGCTGTTGACGCTTGCTCGCCTATACGCTCTTCATGGCATCTCGAACAACTCTGGAGACTTTCTTCAG GCCGGGTTGTTGAATGGGTCCCAGGTGCTGCAGATTACGACTCGTATCAAGGAGCTGCTTTCTGAGCTGAGACCAAATGCTGTGGCGCTGGTAGATGCCTTCGATTTCCATGACAAGATGTTGAATTCAGTCTTGGGGCGATATGACGGGAATGTCTACGAGCACATGTTTGAATGGGCCCGTCGCTCACCCTTGAACTCTACAGAG GTGCACGAGTCCTATCATAAGTATCTGAAGCCCTTGAGATCCAAACTGTGA